A window of Thermomicrobiales bacterium genomic DNA:
GATGAGCTCCACGCGCAACTCGACCGGCTGGGCGCCATGAATCCGCGCATGCAACATACCGACGGGCCACTCGCCTGGTTCGCCCTGCGCGATGCCAAACGCCGGCGCTGGGATTCCCGCATTGGATTCGAGGATACCCTCACCGGGCCACGCAACAAACGCGTTGCGAGCAATGCCGAACTGGTCGCCGCGGCCGTCGAGGTCTTTGCGCGTCCTTGATCGCTGATCGATATCGCGGAATCCATCAACGAAAACAACGCATCACTTGACGCTGCCGCTCGCGAATTGCTAGGCTAATTCCGAGTTGTTTGATCGGATATTCTCATCATTCGGGAAAGGGATTTCGACCTTGGCAGATCGGGCAACAAACGGCACGGCGCTCCGAACCGTGACATGGGCTATCGACCGGCGTCGTCTGCTCATGGCCACGGGAGTTGGCGCAGGCGCGCTGGCGATCGGCCGGCTGGGCGCAGCTGCGCAGGCAACTCCAGAAGCGAGCGCCACCGCTGGCGGAACGATCACGGTCTATTCCGGCCGTTCCGAGGATCTGGTTGCGCCGGTACTGGCGATGTTCAGCGAGGCGACCGGAATTGCGGTCGAGGCGCGCTATGGCAACACCGCCGAGATGGCGGCGGCCATCCTTGAAGAAGGCGAGAACAGCCCGGCCGACGTGTATTACGCGCAGGATGCCGGCGCGCTCGGCGCAATCGAGGCGGCGGGTCTTTTCGCTCCGCTGCCGGCCGAAACGCTCGACATCGTCGATTCACGATTCCGTTCGTCCGCCGGCAACTGGGTCGGCGTTACTGGACGTGCCAGGGTGCTCGTCTACAACACCGATGAACTCGCTCCCGATGCGCTGCCTGCCACCGTGCAGGAACTGACCGGCGACGCCTGGGAGGGCAAGGTCGGCTGGGCGCCAACCAATGGCTCGTTCCAGGCGTTCATAACAGCCATGCGCGTCACCGAGGGTGAGGACGCTACGCGAGCATGGCTGCAGGGCATGATCGACAACGGCGCGGTCGTGTTCGAGGGCAATAGCGATATCGTCCGCGCAGTCGCAGCCGGCGAGATCGCCACCGGTCTCGTGAACAACTACTACATCTACGAGATCACGGCCGAGGAAGGCGAGATTCCGGTGGCGAACCATTTCTTCGAAGGGGGAAACATCGGTTCGCTCGTCAACATCTCCGGTCTCGGCGTGCTCAACACGTCGGCAAACCCCGAGGGAGCGTTGGCGCTCGCCAACTACCTGCTCGGTGAAGAAGCGCAAACGTATTTCGCCGAAAACACGTATGAGTATCCGCTGCTGGCCGGAGTCCCCACTGCTGAAGGGCTTCCACCGCTGGCCGAGCTCGATTCACCCGACATAGACCTTAGCCGCCTTGCCGATCTGGAGGGTACGCTGGCGCTGTTGGCCGAGGTTGGTCTCGTCTAGCGTTGGTTCGAGAACATGTGCCCATTCGTGGTGAGTCGATTTTGGCGGCCACGGCGGGCGGCGCCTACGCAAGGACGTCGGTCCAGGGGCACATGTTTCGCCAGCTGTTCCAGGCATCGCGTCTTGTAGAGGAACACCGTGCCCAATCCTCCCATTGGGCAATCTGAACCGGCGGGAACTGCCTTTCGTTGGGGTTTTCGCCGCCGCTCGACCCGGTCGATGCCGGTCGAGTTGCTGGCGCCGTCACTTCTGGTGACGGCGCTGGTTTTGCTTCCCCTGGCGTACCTGATCTATCGTGCGAGCCAGGCTGACGAGGGTGTCTTTCACCTCTGGTCCGGCGGCGTACGGTCGATCTGATCGTGGACACGGCCCTGCTGGCTGGCGCGGTCTCGGTTACCGCAGCCCTTATCGCGGTGCCGCTTGCGTGGCTCACCTTGCGAGCTGATCTGCCGGGGCGACGCGTCTTTGCAGCCGTTGCCATTCTG
This region includes:
- a CDS encoding iron ABC transporter substrate-binding protein, encoding MADRATNGTALRTVTWAIDRRRLLMATGVGAGALAIGRLGAAAQATPEASATAGGTITVYSGRSEDLVAPVLAMFSEATGIAVEARYGNTAEMAAAILEEGENSPADVYYAQDAGALGAIEAAGLFAPLPAETLDIVDSRFRSSAGNWVGVTGRARVLVYNTDELAPDALPATVQELTGDAWEGKVGWAPTNGSFQAFITAMRVTEGEDATRAWLQGMIDNGAVVFEGNSDIVRAVAAGEIATGLVNNYYIYEITAEEGEIPVANHFFEGGNIGSLVNISGLGVLNTSANPEGALALANYLLGEEAQTYFAENTYEYPLLAGVPTAEGLPPLAELDSPDIDLSRLADLEGTLALLAEVGLV